A single genomic interval of Candidatus Angelobacter sp. harbors:
- a CDS encoding alpha/beta fold hydrolase, which produces REHLQKHLPDYMLPSAFVFLEKLPLTPNGKVDRRVLPAPDTTRTALRNEFVAPRDDVEGKLAALWENILEVQPVGIRDNFFELGGHSLLGVRLFARMEKDFARKLPIATLFQAPTVEQLAALLREEKERTTCSSLVAIQPRGTRPPIFFMHGAGGGNLWTYANLAPYLGTDQPVYGLESRGMRGLEEFTRIEDMAAHYIEEIRTVQPGGPYYLGGYCFGGNVAYEIARQLHGQGEQIALLALMESAPPNSGECIQWWHPGFLAKFAVNAVYWLNDFVHQEPADRQSFVRRKFRALGKRMRRWFWRDDPDAGAVDLDEIIDAAQFPELELRLWEIHLRAIRDYVPQPYTGRVTLFRTRTQPFLCSFDPLYGWSELAAGGVEAIAIPGSHEKIFVEPQVRALAAKLKACLNDAQSKTTRPDQP; this is translated from the coding sequence TGCGCGAACACCTTCAAAAGCATCTGCCTGATTACATGTTGCCATCCGCGTTTGTTTTTCTGGAAAAACTACCGCTGACCCCGAACGGCAAAGTGGATCGGCGCGTCCTCCCCGCGCCGGACACGACGCGAACCGCCTTGCGAAACGAATTTGTCGCACCCCGGGACGATGTGGAAGGCAAATTGGCCGCCCTTTGGGAGAACATCCTCGAGGTCCAGCCGGTCGGCATCCGCGACAACTTCTTCGAGCTGGGCGGACATTCACTTCTGGGAGTGCGGCTGTTCGCGCGCATGGAGAAGGATTTCGCCAGAAAACTTCCCATTGCCACGCTGTTCCAGGCACCAACGGTCGAACAACTGGCGGCCCTGTTGCGCGAAGAAAAGGAGCGAACGACCTGTTCGTCCCTGGTGGCCATCCAGCCCAGGGGAACACGTCCGCCCATATTCTTCATGCACGGCGCCGGCGGCGGCAACCTCTGGACCTACGCGAACCTCGCGCCATATCTTGGCACTGACCAGCCGGTTTATGGACTGGAATCGCGGGGCATGCGCGGACTCGAAGAGTTCACCCGCATCGAAGACATGGCGGCGCATTACATTGAGGAAATCCGCACGGTCCAGCCCGGCGGACCCTATTATTTGGGCGGCTATTGCTTCGGAGGCAATGTGGCCTATGAAATCGCGCGGCAACTCCATGGGCAGGGGGAACAAATCGCCCTGCTGGCCCTCATGGAAAGCGCGCCCCCCAATTCCGGCGAGTGCATCCAGTGGTGGCACCCCGGTTTTCTGGCGAAGTTCGCGGTAAATGCGGTTTACTGGCTCAACGATTTCGTTCATCAGGAGCCAGCCGACCGGCAAAGCTTCGTGCGTCGCAAATTCCGCGCGCTCGGGAAAAGGATGCGACGCTGGTTCTGGCGTGACGACCCTGACGCAGGGGCGGTTGATCTCGACGAAATCATTGACGCGGCTCAATTCCCCGAACTCGAACTGAGGTTATGGGAAATCCACCTGCGCGCCATTCGCGACTATGTGCCGCAACCGTACACAGGCCGGGTGACGCTTTTCCGCACCCGCACCCAGCCGTTTCTCTGCTCGTTCGACCCGTTGTACGGGTGGAGTGAACTGGCCGCCGGCGGTGTCGAAGCCATTGCGATCCCCGGTTCCCACGAAAAAATCTTCGTCGAACCGCAAGTGCGCGCGTTGGCGGCGAAATTGAAGGCGTGTCTGAACGACGCGCAATCGAAAACGACCCGCCCAGATCAACCATGA